Genomic segment of Nostoc sp. TCL240-02:
GACTCTTGACTATCCCACTACTTTCGCGGGTACAACACTTACCAGAGCGCCTGGTTTACCAGGAATGGCTCCTTTAATTAGCAATAAATTGCGTTCTGCATCAACTCGCACTATGGTCAGCTTACGGATTGTAATGCGTTTTCCACCTAAACGCCCTGCCATCCGCTTACCTGGATAGACACGACCTGGTGTTGTACCAGCACCAATAGAACCTGGCGCTCTGTGGTTTTTGGAACCGTGTGACATGGGCCCACGACCAAAGTTGTTGCGCTTCTGGTTTCCCGCAAAACCGCGACCGATGCTTGTGCCGACTACATCGACAATTTGACCCGCACTAAAAATATCTGCTTTAATCTGTTGACCTAAAGCATAATCACTAGAACTATCAGTGTGATATTCATTTAGGTGACGCAATGCTGGGGCAGATGATTTAGCCAAATGACCCAGTAGTGGTCTGTTCAGTGCTTTTGGTTTAACTTCGCCAAAACCAACTTGGATGGCAAAGTAACCGTCGGTTTGTTTCGTTTTAACTTGTGTAACAGTGCATGGACCTGCTTGAATGACAGTCACAGGAATAGCTACTCCTGCTTCGTCAAATATTTGGGTCATGCCCAGCTTGGTGCCGAGAATACCTACAGACACAGTAACTGGTTCTCCTTTCTACTTGCTGACCTTGGAAT
This window contains:
- the rplC gene encoding 50S ribosomal protein L3 — its product is MSVGILGTKLGMTQIFDEAGVAIPVTVIQAGPCTVTQVKTKQTDGYFAIQVGFGEVKPKALNRPLLGHLAKSSAPALRHLNEYHTDSSSDYALGQQIKADIFSAGQIVDVVGTSIGRGFAGNQKRNNFGRGPMSHGSKNHRAPGSIGAGTTPGRVYPGKRMAGRLGGKRITIRKLTIVRVDAERNLLLIKGAIPGKPGALVSVVPAKVVG